From Leptodactylus fuscus isolate aLepFus1 chromosome 11, aLepFus1.hap2, whole genome shotgun sequence, one genomic window encodes:
- the LOC142184547 gene encoding lysine-specific demethylase 5C-like isoform X4, with protein sequence METEDFIPPPECPVFEPTWEEFADPLGYIARIRPIAEKSGICKIRPPVDWQPPFAVEVDNFRFTPRIQRLNELEAETRVKLNYLDQIAKFWEIQGSSLKIPNVERRILDLYSLNKIVQEEGGYEPICRERRWARVAQRMGYPSGKNLGSLLRSHYERIIYPFHMYQSGANLVDCGERPRYDSEEKDKEYKPHSIPLRQSVQPSKITSYGRRAKRLTQEDPDSSDPATQSSSRPPETSPPWPEPTEEDIEKNPELKKLQIYGAGPKMMGLGLMAKDKNLRKKETDIPECPPTLVVKEEVNIDSREYGEYHPHIKRERSLSPEPCTKMTMRLRRNNSSAQFMDTYVCRICSRGDDDEKLLLCDGCDDNYHTFCLLPPLPEPPKGIWHCPKCVIAECKRPPEAFGFEQATREYTLQSFGEMADTFKADYFNMPVHMVPTELVEKEFWRLVNSIEEDVTVQYGADIHSKEFGSGFPMLDGKTELTPEEEAYATSGWNLNVMPVLEQSVLCHINADISGMKVPWLYVGMVFSAFCWHIEDHWSYSINYLHWGEPKTWYGVPSSAAEQLEEVMKKLTPELFESQPDLLHQLVTLMNPNTLMAHGVPVVRTNQCAGEFVITFPRAYHSGFNQGYNFAEAVNFCTADWLTAGRKCIEHYRRLRRYCVFSHEELMCKMAACPERLDLSLAAAVHKEMLILVQEERRLRKSLMERGITEAEREAFELLPDDERQCQKCKTTCFLSALACYNCPQGLVCLYHIDDLCQCPAARQYLRYRYTLDELPAMLYKLKIRAESFDTWANKVRRALELQNGAKIAELEQLQVLAKEASDKRFAENEMLHELKGTIKEADSCISEAQKVLGAPQPSRTNSTVVSLDSLHKLIRRIQALPCALDQLAPLQELLEKAEVLQKEAKNCLQSLPDSAPQMQELLERCDAFGVQLPEAVQLARHLRQGQWLSRVRAALVAGRSGTLQEMRALLQEAGEVAESPAVEKARSELQELISIALRWEEKAQMCLEARQKHPPATLEAIIKEAENIPVQLPNTISLKEALCKARAWSADVDEIQNGDHYPCLDDLEGLVAVGRDLPVKMDELHQLEVQVAAAHSWRDKATKTFLKKNSSYSLLEVLCPSADVSSGTGKRSQWRKEREHGLYRSDIESLGLSAQDLRDPGCIVLAFKEGEQKEKAGILRLRTMNSSLERGCVCVCGEPPGELMLRCELCQDLFHGLCVPGPRLSSHRVAHASPSLAWWEWDSRFLCPLCVRSRRPRLQTILSLLVALQKLSVRLPEGEALQCLTERAMSWQDRARRVLATPEIANAATTLAERRQRLQNSKDPQALRETTRNEQNPVPHENGDGHSENGTCVMPDLDAMAALLPRIDRTSVLDISIGSRALLEDLMLEGDLLEVTLEEELTISRLLLASQTPPVERLRTLIEIERCERKTSRLKGKDHEKKKKRRSERAEGGYLPPTLQKEELGPKRSRSDRSQDLTAEKESPRKVGAESNQNGEQRL encoded by the exons GATTGGCAGCCGCCGTTTGCCGTTGAAGTTGATAACTTTCGTTTCACCCCTCGGATTCAGAGACTTAATGAGTTAGAG gcagaaaccagaGTCAAGCTAAATTACTTGGACCAAATTGCCAAGTTCTGGGAGATCCAGGGATCATCTCTAAAAATTCCAAATGTAGAGCGAAGAATCCTGGACCTCTACAGCCTCAACAAG attgtgcaggaggagggtgGCTATGAACCAATTTGCAGGGAGAGGAGATGGGCTCGCGTGGCACAACGCATGGGTTATCCCTCAGGAAAAAACCTTGGCTCCCTGTTGAGATCCCATTATGAACGTATTATATACCCCTTTCATATGTACCAGTCAGGAGCAAACTTGGTG GATTGTGGCGAACGACCACGATATGACAGCGAGGAAAAAGATAAGGAGTATAAACCGCATAGTATACCATTGCGGCAGTCTGTGCAACCTTCCAAAATCACCAGCTACGGGCGACGAGCCAAACGGCTGACTCAAGAG GATCCTGACAGCTCAGATCCTGCCACACAAAGTTCCTCTCGGCCCCCAGAAACATCACCACCCTGG CCAGAGCCCACCGAAGAAGATATAGAAAAGAACCCAGAGCTGAAAAAGCTTCAAATTTATGGCGCAGGCCCAAAAATGATGGGACTTGGCTTAATGGCAAAAGATAAAAACCTTCGTAAGAAAG AAACTGATATTCCTGAGTGCCCACCAACGTTGGTGGTGAAGGAGGAGGTTAACATAGATTCAAGAGAGTATGGAGAATACCATCCACATATAAAGCGGGAGAGGTCACTCAGTCCTGAACCCTGCACCAAGATGACTATGAGGCTCCGAAGAAATAATAGCAGTGCCCAGTTT ATGGATACCTACGTCTGTCGTATCTGCTCCCGTGGAGATGACGATGAGAAATTACTACTTTGTGATGGATGCGATGACAACTATCATACTTTCTGTTTGCTACCCCCATTACCAGAACCTCCAAAAGGCATTTGGCATTGTCCTAAATGTGTCATTGCA GAATGTAAGAGACCCCCTGAAGCTTTTGGCTTTGAGCAGGCCACTCGAGAGTATACATTACAGAGCTTTGGGGAAATGGCCGATACATTCAAGGCGGATTACTTCAACATGCCAGTTCAT ATGGTACCTACAGAGCTGGTGGAGAAGGAGTTCTGGCGCCTGGTGAACAGTATAGAAGAGGATGTGACTGTACAGTACGGAGCAGATATTCACTCCAAAGAATTTGGCAGTGGCTTCCCAATGCTTGATGGCAAAACCGAGTTGACTCCAGAGGAGGAG GCGTATGCCACAAGTGGCTGGAACTTGAATGTTATGCCAGTGCTTGAGCAGTCTGTCTTGTGTCACATCAATGCTGACATCTCTGGGATGAAGGTGCCCTGGCTGTATGTGGGCATGGTGTTCTCTGCTTTCTGTTGGCATATTGAGGATCACTGGAGCTATTCCATCAACTACCTGCACTG GGGAGAGCCCAAGACCTGGTATGGGGTGCCGTCTTCTGCTGCTGAACAACTTGAAGAGGTTATGAAGAAGTTGACTCCAGAACTCTTTGAAAGTCAGCCCGATCTTCTTCACCAGCTGGTCACACTCATGAACCCCAACACCTTGATGGCACATGGGGTGCCG GTTGTGCGGACAAACCAATGCGCTGGAGAATTTGTAATTACCTTTCCGAGAGCTTATCACAGTGGCTTCAACCAGGGTTACAACTTTGCTGAGGCAGTCAATTTCTGCACTGCTGACTGG CTTACAGCCGGCCGAAAATGTATTGAACATTACCGGAGGCTCCGGCGATACTGCGTCTTCTCCCATGAAGAGCTAATGTGCAAGATGGCTGCATGTCCGGAGAGACTGGACCTCAGTTTGGCTGCTGCAGTGCACAAGGAGATGCTTATTCTGGTGCAGGAAGAACGGAGACTGCGCAAGTCCTTGATGGAGCGAGGCATTACAGAGGCTGAGCGGGAAGCCTTCGAGTTGCTCCCTGATGATGAAAGGCAGTGTCAGAAGTGCAAGACCACCTGCTTTCTTTCTGCATTGGCATGCTATAATTGTCCTCAAGGCCTTGTGTGCCTGTATCACATTGACGACTTGTGCCAGTGCCCAGCAGCCCGTCAGTATCTCAG GTACCGCTACACTCTTGATGAGTTGCCAGCCATGTTATACAAGTTAAAAATTCGGGCTGAATCCTTTGACACTTGGGCAAACAAAGTAAGACGGGCCTTGGAGCTTCAGAACGGTGCTAAAATAG CAGAACTGGAACAGCTGCAGGTTCTTGCAAAAGAAGCTTCTGACAAAAGGTTTGCGGAGAATGAGATGCTTCATGAACTAAAAGGCACTATTAAAGAGGCCGACTCTTGCATCAGTGAGGCCCAGAAGGTTCTTGGTGCTCCTCAGCCTTCAAG gaCTAATTCTACAGTAGTGTCTCTGGACAGTTTGCATAAGCTCATACGACGTATCCAAGCTCTTCCATGTGCCCTGGATCAGCTGGCGCCACTACAG GAACTTCTGGAAAAGGCTGAGGTATTACAAAAGGAAGCAAAGAATTGCTTACAGTCTCTCCCAGACAGTGCGCCCCAGATGCAGGAGTTGTTGGAGCGCTGTGATGCTTTTGGTGTGCAGTTGCCTGAAGCTGTACAGCTGGCAAGGCATTTGCGTCAAGGGCAGTGGTTATCGCGGGTACGAGCAGCCCTCGTTGCAGGACGTTCGGGCACGCTCCAGGAGATGCGGGCATTGTTACAAGAAGCTGGTGAAGTGGCTGAAAGCCCTGCAGTGGAGAAGGCTCGTAGTGAGCTGCAAGAACTCATCTCCATTGCGCTCCGCTGGGAAGAAAAGGCTCAGATGTGCTTAGAAGCAAG GCAGAAGCATCCGCCTGCAACTCTTGAGGCAATCATTAAGGAAGCGGAGAACATTCCAGTACAACTTCCCAATACAATAAGTTTAAAGGAGGCCCTCTGCAAGGCCCGAGCCTGGAGTGCCGATGTGGACGAGATTCAG AATGGAGATCACTATCCCTGCCTCGATGACTTGGAGGGACTGGTTGCTGTGGGTCGAGACCTCCCAGTGAAAATGGATGAACTTCATCAATTGGAAGTGCAAGTGGCCGCAGCTCATTCCTGGCGGGACAAAGCAACGAAAACCTTCCTGAAGAAGAACTCTTCTTATAGTCTTCTAGAG GTGCTGTGCCCAAGTGCGGATGTTTCTTCAGGTACTGGCAAGAGGTCCCAGTGGAGGAAAGAGCGAGAACATGGCTTGTATCGATCTGATATAGAGAGCCTGGGGCTGTCCGCACAAGATCTGCGGGATCCTGGGTGCATT GTCCTGGCCTTTAAAGAAGGAGAGCAGAAGGAGAAGGCAGGAATTCTAAGACTACGGACTATGAACTCCTCGCTGGAGAGAGGTTGTGTCTGCGTGTGTGGAGAACCTCCCGGGGAGCTTATGCTGCGCTGTGAGCTTTGCCAGGACTTGTTTCATGGGCTGTGTGTACCTGGGCCCAGACTTTCTTCTCATCGTGTGGCACATGCTTCGCCATCTCTGGCATGGTGGGAATGGGACAGTCGGTTTCTGTGTCCACTCTGTGTGCGCTCACGGCGGCCACGGCTTCAGACTATACTTTCTTTGTTGGTTGCTCTTCAGAAACTGTCAGTGCGCTTACCGGAAGGAGAAGCACTACAGTGTTTAACTGAGAGAGCAATGAGCTGGCAGGATCGAGCGCGCAGGGTACTGGCAACACCAGAAATAGCCAACGCTGCTACAACACTGGCGGAGAGAAGACAGCGGTTACAAAATTCTAAGGACCCACAGGCACTAAGGGAGACGACACGTAATGAGCAGAACCCT GTTCCCCATGAAAATGGAGATGGTCATTCAGAGAATGGCACGTGTGTGATGCCAG ATCTAGATGCCATGGCAGCCCTGCTCCCACGTATCGACAGGACGTCAGTTCTGGATATTTCTATTGGGTCTCGAGCTTTGCTGGAGGACCTCATGTTGGAAGGGGACCTACTTGAAGTGACACTTGAAGAAGAACTTACTATTTCGAGGCTACTACTAGCATCACAGACGCCGCCGGTGGAGAGACTGCGGACATTGATAGAG ATAGAACGGTGTGAGCGAAAAACCAGTCGACTGAAAGGAAAAGACcatgaaaagaagaaaaagagaagGAGTGAGAGGGCAGAAGGAGGTTACCTGCCCCCAACACTCCAGAAAGAGGAGCTGGGACCAAAGAGAAGCCGCAGCGACCGATCTCAGGACCTGACGGCAGAGAAGGAGAGTCCGAGGAAAGTTGGTGCTGAAAGTAATCAGAATGGAGAG
- the LOC142184547 gene encoding lysine-specific demethylase 5C-like isoform X8, with product METEDFIPPPECPVFEPTWEEFADPLGYIARIRPIAEKSGICKIRPPVDWQPPFAVEVDNFRFTPRIQRLNELEAETRVKLNYLDQIAKFWEIQGSSLKIPNVERRILDLYSLNKIVQEEGGYEPICRERRWARVAQRMGYPSGKNLGSLLRSHYERIIYPFHMYQSGANLVDCGERPRYDSEEKDKEYKPHSIPLRQSVQPSKITSYGRRAKRLTQEPEPTEEDIEKNPELKKLQIYGAGPKMMGLGLMAKDKNLRKKETDIPECPPTLVVKEEVNIDSREYGEYHPHIKRERSLSPEPCTKMTMRLRRNNSSAQFMDTYVCRICSRGDDDEKLLLCDGCDDNYHTFCLLPPLPEPPKGIWHCPKCVIAECKRPPEAFGFEQATREYTLQSFGEMADTFKADYFNMPVHMVPTELVEKEFWRLVNSIEEDVTVQYGADIHSKEFGSGFPMLDGKTELTPEEEAYATSGWNLNVMPVLEQSVLCHINADISGMKVPWLYVGMVFSAFCWHIEDHWSYSINYLHWGEPKTWYGVPSSAAEQLEEVMKKLTPELFESQPDLLHQLVTLMNPNTLMAHGVPVVRTNQCAGEFVITFPRAYHSGFNQGYNFAEAVNFCTADWLTAGRKCIEHYRRLRRYCVFSHEELMCKMAACPERLDLSLAAAVHKEMLILVQEERRLRKSLMERGITEAEREAFELLPDDERQCQKCKTTCFLSALACYNCPQGLVCLYHIDDLCQCPAARQYLRYRYTLDELPAMLYKLKIRAESFDTWANKVRRALELQNGAKIELEQLQVLAKEASDKRFAENEMLHELKGTIKEADSCISEAQKVLGAPQPSRTNSTVVSLDSLHKLIRRIQALPCALDQLAPLQELLEKAEVLQKEAKNCLQSLPDSAPQMQELLERCDAFGVQLPEAVQLARHLRQGQWLSRVRAALVAGRSGTLQEMRALLQEAGEVAESPAVEKARSELQELISIALRWEEKAQMCLEARQKHPPATLEAIIKEAENIPVQLPNTISLKEALCKARAWSADVDEIQNGDHYPCLDDLEGLVAVGRDLPVKMDELHQLEVQVAAAHSWRDKATKTFLKKNSSYSLLEVLCPSADVSSGTGKRSQWRKEREHGLYRSDIESLGLSAQDLRDPGCIVLAFKEGEQKEKAGILRLRTMNSSLERGCVCVCGEPPGELMLRCELCQDLFHGLCVPGPRLSSHRVAHASPSLAWWEWDSRFLCPLCVRSRRPRLQTILSLLVALQKLSVRLPEGEALQCLTERAMSWQDRARRVLATPEIANAATTLAERRQRLQNSKDPQALRETTRNEQNPVPHENGDGHSENGTCVMPDLDAMAALLPRIDRTSVLDISIGSRALLEDLMLEGDLLEVTLEEELTISRLLLASQTPPVERLRTLIEIERCERKTSRLKGKDHEKKKKRRSERAEGGYLPPTLQKEELGPKRSRSDRSQDLTAEKESPRKVGAESNQNGEQRL from the exons GATTGGCAGCCGCCGTTTGCCGTTGAAGTTGATAACTTTCGTTTCACCCCTCGGATTCAGAGACTTAATGAGTTAGAG gcagaaaccagaGTCAAGCTAAATTACTTGGACCAAATTGCCAAGTTCTGGGAGATCCAGGGATCATCTCTAAAAATTCCAAATGTAGAGCGAAGAATCCTGGACCTCTACAGCCTCAACAAG attgtgcaggaggagggtgGCTATGAACCAATTTGCAGGGAGAGGAGATGGGCTCGCGTGGCACAACGCATGGGTTATCCCTCAGGAAAAAACCTTGGCTCCCTGTTGAGATCCCATTATGAACGTATTATATACCCCTTTCATATGTACCAGTCAGGAGCAAACTTGGTG GATTGTGGCGAACGACCACGATATGACAGCGAGGAAAAAGATAAGGAGTATAAACCGCATAGTATACCATTGCGGCAGTCTGTGCAACCTTCCAAAATCACCAGCTACGGGCGACGAGCCAAACGGCTGACTCAAGAG CCAGAGCCCACCGAAGAAGATATAGAAAAGAACCCAGAGCTGAAAAAGCTTCAAATTTATGGCGCAGGCCCAAAAATGATGGGACTTGGCTTAATGGCAAAAGATAAAAACCTTCGTAAGAAAG AAACTGATATTCCTGAGTGCCCACCAACGTTGGTGGTGAAGGAGGAGGTTAACATAGATTCAAGAGAGTATGGAGAATACCATCCACATATAAAGCGGGAGAGGTCACTCAGTCCTGAACCCTGCACCAAGATGACTATGAGGCTCCGAAGAAATAATAGCAGTGCCCAGTTT ATGGATACCTACGTCTGTCGTATCTGCTCCCGTGGAGATGACGATGAGAAATTACTACTTTGTGATGGATGCGATGACAACTATCATACTTTCTGTTTGCTACCCCCATTACCAGAACCTCCAAAAGGCATTTGGCATTGTCCTAAATGTGTCATTGCA GAATGTAAGAGACCCCCTGAAGCTTTTGGCTTTGAGCAGGCCACTCGAGAGTATACATTACAGAGCTTTGGGGAAATGGCCGATACATTCAAGGCGGATTACTTCAACATGCCAGTTCAT ATGGTACCTACAGAGCTGGTGGAGAAGGAGTTCTGGCGCCTGGTGAACAGTATAGAAGAGGATGTGACTGTACAGTACGGAGCAGATATTCACTCCAAAGAATTTGGCAGTGGCTTCCCAATGCTTGATGGCAAAACCGAGTTGACTCCAGAGGAGGAG GCGTATGCCACAAGTGGCTGGAACTTGAATGTTATGCCAGTGCTTGAGCAGTCTGTCTTGTGTCACATCAATGCTGACATCTCTGGGATGAAGGTGCCCTGGCTGTATGTGGGCATGGTGTTCTCTGCTTTCTGTTGGCATATTGAGGATCACTGGAGCTATTCCATCAACTACCTGCACTG GGGAGAGCCCAAGACCTGGTATGGGGTGCCGTCTTCTGCTGCTGAACAACTTGAAGAGGTTATGAAGAAGTTGACTCCAGAACTCTTTGAAAGTCAGCCCGATCTTCTTCACCAGCTGGTCACACTCATGAACCCCAACACCTTGATGGCACATGGGGTGCCG GTTGTGCGGACAAACCAATGCGCTGGAGAATTTGTAATTACCTTTCCGAGAGCTTATCACAGTGGCTTCAACCAGGGTTACAACTTTGCTGAGGCAGTCAATTTCTGCACTGCTGACTGG CTTACAGCCGGCCGAAAATGTATTGAACATTACCGGAGGCTCCGGCGATACTGCGTCTTCTCCCATGAAGAGCTAATGTGCAAGATGGCTGCATGTCCGGAGAGACTGGACCTCAGTTTGGCTGCTGCAGTGCACAAGGAGATGCTTATTCTGGTGCAGGAAGAACGGAGACTGCGCAAGTCCTTGATGGAGCGAGGCATTACAGAGGCTGAGCGGGAAGCCTTCGAGTTGCTCCCTGATGATGAAAGGCAGTGTCAGAAGTGCAAGACCACCTGCTTTCTTTCTGCATTGGCATGCTATAATTGTCCTCAAGGCCTTGTGTGCCTGTATCACATTGACGACTTGTGCCAGTGCCCAGCAGCCCGTCAGTATCTCAG GTACCGCTACACTCTTGATGAGTTGCCAGCCATGTTATACAAGTTAAAAATTCGGGCTGAATCCTTTGACACTTGGGCAAACAAAGTAAGACGGGCCTTGGAGCTTCAGAACGGTGCTAAAATAG AACTGGAACAGCTGCAGGTTCTTGCAAAAGAAGCTTCTGACAAAAGGTTTGCGGAGAATGAGATGCTTCATGAACTAAAAGGCACTATTAAAGAGGCCGACTCTTGCATCAGTGAGGCCCAGAAGGTTCTTGGTGCTCCTCAGCCTTCAAG gaCTAATTCTACAGTAGTGTCTCTGGACAGTTTGCATAAGCTCATACGACGTATCCAAGCTCTTCCATGTGCCCTGGATCAGCTGGCGCCACTACAG GAACTTCTGGAAAAGGCTGAGGTATTACAAAAGGAAGCAAAGAATTGCTTACAGTCTCTCCCAGACAGTGCGCCCCAGATGCAGGAGTTGTTGGAGCGCTGTGATGCTTTTGGTGTGCAGTTGCCTGAAGCTGTACAGCTGGCAAGGCATTTGCGTCAAGGGCAGTGGTTATCGCGGGTACGAGCAGCCCTCGTTGCAGGACGTTCGGGCACGCTCCAGGAGATGCGGGCATTGTTACAAGAAGCTGGTGAAGTGGCTGAAAGCCCTGCAGTGGAGAAGGCTCGTAGTGAGCTGCAAGAACTCATCTCCATTGCGCTCCGCTGGGAAGAAAAGGCTCAGATGTGCTTAGAAGCAAG GCAGAAGCATCCGCCTGCAACTCTTGAGGCAATCATTAAGGAAGCGGAGAACATTCCAGTACAACTTCCCAATACAATAAGTTTAAAGGAGGCCCTCTGCAAGGCCCGAGCCTGGAGTGCCGATGTGGACGAGATTCAG AATGGAGATCACTATCCCTGCCTCGATGACTTGGAGGGACTGGTTGCTGTGGGTCGAGACCTCCCAGTGAAAATGGATGAACTTCATCAATTGGAAGTGCAAGTGGCCGCAGCTCATTCCTGGCGGGACAAAGCAACGAAAACCTTCCTGAAGAAGAACTCTTCTTATAGTCTTCTAGAG GTGCTGTGCCCAAGTGCGGATGTTTCTTCAGGTACTGGCAAGAGGTCCCAGTGGAGGAAAGAGCGAGAACATGGCTTGTATCGATCTGATATAGAGAGCCTGGGGCTGTCCGCACAAGATCTGCGGGATCCTGGGTGCATT GTCCTGGCCTTTAAAGAAGGAGAGCAGAAGGAGAAGGCAGGAATTCTAAGACTACGGACTATGAACTCCTCGCTGGAGAGAGGTTGTGTCTGCGTGTGTGGAGAACCTCCCGGGGAGCTTATGCTGCGCTGTGAGCTTTGCCAGGACTTGTTTCATGGGCTGTGTGTACCTGGGCCCAGACTTTCTTCTCATCGTGTGGCACATGCTTCGCCATCTCTGGCATGGTGGGAATGGGACAGTCGGTTTCTGTGTCCACTCTGTGTGCGCTCACGGCGGCCACGGCTTCAGACTATACTTTCTTTGTTGGTTGCTCTTCAGAAACTGTCAGTGCGCTTACCGGAAGGAGAAGCACTACAGTGTTTAACTGAGAGAGCAATGAGCTGGCAGGATCGAGCGCGCAGGGTACTGGCAACACCAGAAATAGCCAACGCTGCTACAACACTGGCGGAGAGAAGACAGCGGTTACAAAATTCTAAGGACCCACAGGCACTAAGGGAGACGACACGTAATGAGCAGAACCCT GTTCCCCATGAAAATGGAGATGGTCATTCAGAGAATGGCACGTGTGTGATGCCAG ATCTAGATGCCATGGCAGCCCTGCTCCCACGTATCGACAGGACGTCAGTTCTGGATATTTCTATTGGGTCTCGAGCTTTGCTGGAGGACCTCATGTTGGAAGGGGACCTACTTGAAGTGACACTTGAAGAAGAACTTACTATTTCGAGGCTACTACTAGCATCACAGACGCCGCCGGTGGAGAGACTGCGGACATTGATAGAG ATAGAACGGTGTGAGCGAAAAACCAGTCGACTGAAAGGAAAAGACcatgaaaagaagaaaaagagaagGAGTGAGAGGGCAGAAGGAGGTTACCTGCCCCCAACACTCCAGAAAGAGGAGCTGGGACCAAAGAGAAGCCGCAGCGACCGATCTCAGGACCTGACGGCAGAGAAGGAGAGTCCGAGGAAAGTTGGTGCTGAAAGTAATCAGAATGGAGAG